The genomic window cgtaacggtgcactatAATTGTCTTcgaaaattgccgttgaaaagTTCGGGATGATAATGGTAACTcggaaaaaagataatcgtaattatggtattaaaaaatgagaagataatAGTAACTGGATTGTGTTTTATTGCTATtgatactaaaacgtatatctgaACTGTAGCATATGATGAAAATGGCAAAAACATAAACCTTTGCTATAGAAAAACAATCAATTTGAATTGCAATCTTGCATAGCGTATGGTTAAAGTCATGCTTTTATATCGACTGTCTTGCAATCATTTGTTTAACAAGAAATTGACAGCTTGCTTTTAGCGAGcctttattgtcattttcaagCGCCACTCCAGCACGACAAATGTGTGCATAGATCACATATTACAGCTTTAAAGTTTTAGTAATTGCAACCTCAACTAAATTATTCCATGGTACAAAGAATTGATTTGCAGGTTTTGGCTGTATAGTTTACTAAAAAATGTATTCTAAAACGTTACCGATTCAACACTGTAACTTtaaaatctttgaatattgttttcattgttataAACATTGATTTAGTTATGAGTAGATTTAAACCATACTAGATATGAGAGCTATACACACATGTAGTTTAATGgaactacaatctgtcgatatctTTAGCTAAGAATTGCACAATATCGCGTTTTCCCCTGACTGTTCTTCACTATGATACTTCGCACTCAGTTCATTTAGAGTTGAATGTGTACTGATTTACAATTAAGCCATAGATCCATGATGTTTTATCACTAGATATTgttggttttgaactagctgtcagtagctGCGAGTACGGTCTGATCTGTCTTTGATGACTTTTTGATGTATATATGTTTCAGTACCCTGCCACGTTAACTCTATGGTTTTATTCGATGCTGTGCATTGTATATATCTGATTTTTAAGCCTTATTCTACCGACATTTATAGCTACTTTTTATGTTGGACTGCTATATAACTCTCCAAGGTTCGAACGGGTGGTCGTTGGCGCCTTCAAAACAGAGTTATGAGGGTGGAAGATTAAAAATGaaactccgtaaattttatgtacaccatcacgaattggttgatttATATGATGCGAATGTGTCTAAATTAAATAACGATATCTTTACCATGTGTTACATTATGATTTTACATCTATGTCCTATGTCTGCTGAGTACTAACAGTGACATATTCTCGAGTATGAATGTTTTGTCAAGTGTGAATGTGCATTGCTATACGGCTTGTCTTGAAATGTATACATTCATATATTTAGTTATGCTTCTATAATTGGTTCGGTTAGATATAGTTTTATTTATTATCCTTTGTGGTTTGAATTCTGTATTTTCGTTACATTTCACATGTTGCAGTTCACTATTATATTACATATTTTCAATTTGCTTGGTGTTTTGGCGTTTTGGTGTACTATATTCCGATCAAGAAgggttgtcattttagcgatatttttaaattttgccaTATATGTACGTAGGAGGTTCAGCTAGCCATAAAACATGGTTTAACCAACcgtttgttcttaaaatgtcccgtATCAAGTCAGGTACATGGCAGATGTTTTCCAAATGCGATTGGTTTTGTTGCAGTTCtctgtttctgttgttccgttgttttcttgTTATTATTGATGTGCTTCTTTCGGTTTTATTTGGTGACTcgattttttcatttcttttaatcgatttatgacttttaaacagtgGTATGCTACTGTCGCCTGTATTGAACATTGGAATTAATGAATTTCTAATATAGGAtgtagtatatatacatgtatataataaaccACAAGAGCTTATCTCGCGCTTTTTGGAGTTACTCGATTTGCTAATTTTAAGCTTTGTTTGTCGTTTTGTTCAATGTATGCATTTTTAGATCGGTTAACtgcttgaaattgaaaaaatagagataatttttttttacgattttgttcctgaaaataaactttatcatataaatatatgtatgtccTCTGTAATCAGTCTATTAAAATTCACAAACTGAAGTAATAAATATGTTAAGACAATTCACTAGATAACCAAATACAtcttttgttttaactttaaatattatttaatgaGACAGATCTAGACTTGTATAACACATAACTTAGTTGATCTTTCTTTTTAGACTACTAATCATTGATCATATGTTCCATTCTCCTATGGAAAATAGTATTGTTGGAATATCTTGATCATCTTCTACTGTTCTAACCAGGTAGAAAGACCATTCGTTAAACGAGGAACTCCTGAAGCTTCCACCGCTGTTGTGATTATTCCCTTTCCCAAAGCAAGTATAAcctgacctatagttgatagcaTACTGCTTTCTTCTTCAACTTCTTTACGAACAGACTTACGGATATCGATCGCAAGCATTCCATTGTTTtctttcttcaatttttccatcCGTTTTTGCAGTTCTTCTTCAGCCTTACTGTACATTTCGTCAGTGTAAAACGATTTGTCGttgttttctatcattttttcaATAACTTCCATCAAAGTTTTTAATTGTTTCTTCCTCTTATCTTTTGAAGTGAGATTATTATTGAAAACTACATACCTGTTTCCGCATTTTTCAACAAGGTCCTGAAGAGGTTTTGGTGCACCAGCAACTCTTTCTTCAATAGAAACTTCCTTTGGAACACTGTCACCATAGGTAAATATTATGACCACAAAGTCCATAAGTTTCTCGCCAAAGATATTGATGAAATGCAATGCAGTAGCCTCTTCCTCAGGTGTAAAACGACCAATAAGGGGCACTACATATATTATTGCATGTGGACCTGGGGAGGTTATTCCAATGCACTTAACAATTTCCTTGGTTATTTCTTCGTTTGTCAACCCCGTGTCGAATAATCCTGGAGTATCGACAACGACAAGGTTGTATTTCTTCAATCCTGTGTCATAAATCTTTTCACCGCGTCGACATCTTTTCGTACATGATGAACTACTTGATTCTGACGAGAAAGCCATT from Mytilus galloprovincialis chromosome 5, xbMytGall1.hap1.1, whole genome shotgun sequence includes these protein-coding regions:
- the LOC143074362 gene encoding GTPase IMAP family member 4-like, yielding MGNTASRFSAGTEEELRIVMIGKTGSGKSATGNNILRKMAFSSESSSSSCTKRCRRGEKIYDTGLKKYNLVVVDTPGLFDTGLTNEEITKEIVKCIGITSPGPHAIIYVVPLIGRFTPEEEATALHFINIFGEKLMDFVVIIFTYGDSVPKEVSIEERVAGAPKPLQDLVEKCGNRYVVFNNNLTSKDKRKKQLKTLMEVIEKMIENNDKSFYTDEMYSKAEEELQKRMEKLKKENNGMLAIDIRKSVRKEVEEESSMLSTIGQVILALGKGIITTAVEASGVPRLTNGLSTWLEQ